The Pseudoalteromonas tunicata genome segment CACGAAACTTCCCAAATCGTTTAGGTACAGGTGCAGATGTATTCTTAGCATCAGCTGAGCTTGCGGCAGTTGCTGCAATTATTGGTAAATTACCAACACCAGCTGAATACCAAGAATATGCGGCAAAAATCAATGCTACAGCAGCAGATACCTACCGTTATTTGAACTTCCACCGTATGCCTGAGTACACTAAAAAGGCAGATAAAGTGATTGTTCAACAAGCCGTTTAATTTTATTAAAGGCTTAAAAAAGCCGATGCGATAATGCATCGGCTTTTTGTTTTAAGAGTACTTATAAAATTTTTGTCGGCAAAAATATTGATATATTATTTGAAAACTTAAAAGCGGTAACCCACACCTAATGTAATCACGGGGTAGAACTCAAAATCAGAAATATCTTTTTCTAAATTATTTTTTTCAGTAATTAAGTTGGCATTAAACTCTTGTACTAATGGGTTTGTGGTATCTGAAACATCAAAATAATTAGCGGCACCATCAATATAGACCACAGCAGAACCACTGGCTGAGAGGTCGATTTTTGGACTGCCGGCAAATAACACACCTAACTCAAACGAAAACATCCAGCCTGCATCGGTTGCATTACCCCAACCAAGACCTAAATAGCCACTGCTTGAATTACCAAGCTCCATGTTCGCATTAAGTGACAATGGGTTGGCAGTATCTGAAAAATAAGTAACATCCCCCAACTCATAGCCTTCATTGCTTGCATCTTTAGCATTTGCTTTGATTTCATTATTATTAATGTAATAACCACCAGTAAGTCTAAACGTGCCACTAAATGGGCGCCAATCTAATAAAATACCGGCAGTTGATAAATCAATTTTACCTGAGTAATTAATGTCATCTTCTTCAAAATCGTCTTTGTAATTAAAAGTATTTGCTTGAAGGCGTAAGTTAAAGTTTTCATTAAAACGATAATCTAATTCTGCACCAGCACCTAAAGTCCCCGCTTTTAAACTGACACCGACAGGGCTGGCTTCAGCGCTTGTTGATGTCGCTAATAAAGCAACCAAGCTTAAACTTGGGAGTAATAAAATAGATGATTTCATTTTTTATCCTTATCAAACAAATAGACATTAATTATATCTCCTATTTGTAATAGTGATAATTGAGCTGGGTTATTTTGTTGAAATTAAAGCGGCTTAATTGATATTTTTATCAAGCGCATGTTTAAAAAACCATAAATTGAGCAGCGCATTCACCAGTAAGTCTTGTTCTGCTTGTGGTAATGCTTGATTAATCCAAATATCACCTGGCTCATTCATCGCGACAGCTGCGAGTTTTTCAGTCCCTTTTAATAATTCAAAACCAATAAACGTGCGATGTGGTATGGGCATTAAATCGTAATTTACTGGCCTAATTTCATAGTGATTATTGCTTTGATCATAAAGTTGGAATTCCGCTTTACCATAATTATCAGCCAAAATAAGCAGTTGCCATGTTTGGCTTGCTGCGCCAAATTGACAATGGTAGCTGTAACTGGCATCAAAGTTGAGTGGCAGCGAAAAATGAGCATTGAATGACCAAGATTGCTCGTTTGAACGAATGCTTTGGCGACAGCGACTTTGACTGTTACCTGCAGAGCTGTTCAGTTGGTAGCTAAAAGATTGCTCATTTTTCACGCTTTGATCATTATAGCCAAGCTTGTCTATACCAATTGAGGTGCCAGATGCAGTGCTGGTTTGCCAACTAATGTCCATGTTTGATACAGAAAAAGGGCCGACGGAGACATTAAGTTTATCTTCAAGCCAAAAACCTTTGTTGAGTGTAATGGGATAATGATTGCTTAAACCGACAAATTCTGGTGAATGAGGCATTAAGGGTAAAAATTCAGTTGTTTGGCAGGCGGTTAACGATAATCCAGCTGCTAATAATAAAATGTGGCGTGACATATAAAGCTTCTTTTTTAGTTCAATTTCGCACAATAATACAACTGAACAAGGAGTTTGTTATCAAAAATTGTAAGGTCAGTTTAACCTTGTTGTTGAACTGACCCAATTTGCTTTGCTTAGCACATTTTCATCACGACGCGGCCGTTAATTTCGCCTGCAATCATGTCATTAAAGATGTCATTGATATCTTCAAGTGATTTTTCAATGGTGATGGCTTTAACTTTACCGCGAGCGGCAAAATCTAGGCATTCAACTAAATCTTGGCGAGTGCCGACAATTGAGCCGATGATACTGACGCCGTTCAGTACAGTATCAAAAATAGGAATCGGCATATCTTCTGGTGGTAGACCGACCAATACACATTTCCCGCCACGGCGAATGGCCCGGTAACTTTGCTCAAATCCGGCTTTACTGACCGCAGTGCAAATTGTCGCATGCACCCCTTGGGTTTGTTTGAGGATTTGGCCAATAACGTCATCGGTTTTGAAATCAAGGCAGATTTCTGCCCCAAGCTCTTTGGCTAGAGTTAATTTATCAGCTCCGGTATCAACCGCCACAACATTGAAACCCATTGCAACAGCATATTGCACAGCAAGATGGCCCAAACCACCCACGCCAAAAATAGCCACCCAGTCGCCAGGTTTAATGTTGGCAACTTTGAGCGCTTTATACGTCGTAACGCCAGCACAAAATAAAGGTGCTGCTTCAACATATGTTAAATTGTCAGGAATTTTAATTACGTAGTCGCCGTGCGCTTTACAGTATTGCGCATAGCTACCATCAACCGAATAGCCTGCATTTTGTTGGGCTAAGCACAGGTTTTCGTTACCGCTTAAACAATACTCACAATGACCACATGCACTATAGAGCCATGGAATACCGACACGGTCGCCAATCTTTAAATGGGTTATTTGGGCACCGAGTGCAACAATTTCACCTACACCTTCATGGCCTGGCACTAAAGGTAATTTGGCTTTAACAGGCCAATCGCCATGGCATGCATGTAAGTCGGTATGACAGACACCACAGGCGTGAATTTTCACTAAAATATCTTTTGGATTTAATGTTGGGGTCGGGCGCTCTTCAATTACCAGGGGTTCTTTATAACCATAAGTCACAGCTGCTTTCATATCATCCTCCAAATTAATTATTATCATGATAAGTAAATACCAGAATAAAAATCGGAACTAGATCAAATAATGGCTCAATATTCGTTAATTGTGCTTGTTAAATTTGTTTACAAAAAAGCACAGACAGCGAAAAAACACAGTGTTAGCATTCGTTATTACCGTTTTTAGAGTCTGTTTAGGGTATGAAACAAAAGATTGCTTCGTTATTTATGATTGTGCTGGCGCTTGTCTTGTTGATACCTGGCATTACTTTACCTGTGCTCACTTTAGAGGGTCATATTGAAAAATCACAGCTAGCGCAAGCTGGCATTGAAATGCTGGCCGAAGATGGCAATAGCCGTTCGCGCGGCATGTTACAAATGGTATCGGGCATGTTGGGGCTTGATCAATTAGAAGGTCAGGTTCTGGTATATCAAAAAACTCGCAGCATCTGGGGTACGGTGAATGAGCTTAAAGCTAACAATAACCTGCTAGTCGCCTGTTTAGTGGCGCTCTTTGCTGTGATTGTGCCGGTAATTAAGCTGTTATCACAATTACTGTATTCCTTATTACACCCATGTAAATTTAAGCGTTTAGTTGGGCGTTTTACGCAATTGGTGAGTAAGTGGAGTATGGCAGATGTCTTTGTTATAGCGCTGATTGTGACCTATTTGGCCGGGAATGCAGACGGTCAAATGGGTGAATTGTTGATTATGAAAGCTGAGCTTGGTGCTGGGTTTTGGTATTTTGTTGGTTATTGTCTGTGCGCTATTTTATCGGGTTATTTTGTCTCGCGAAGCCACAAAGAAAAGGATGTTTAAAATGTTTGGAAATAAAAAGCTCATCGCTGTGGGTATTAGTTCGTTGTTGTTAGCTGCATGCTCTGATGATGACCCAATTAAAATAGCCGATGTTAGTTTTGCCGATAAAGAAATTAAAGCGTGTATAGACAAGCTAGTCGAAGACAATCAGTATGAATATACCTATGAAATAAGCTCACTCAATTGCCCGGGAACACAAGAATCGCCAATTACTAAACTTGATGGTTTAGAGACGTTTACTTCACTTGCTAGTTTAGTGCTCACCCATAATGATGTCACATCATTAACCCCACTGACTGATTTAAACGAACTGAAGTCGGTCAATTTAGCGAAAAATTTGGCGCTCGATTGTAAACAAGCAACAGATCAATTGGCGGTTTCTCGGTTTAGTAAGTTATCGCTGACGGGTTTTTGCCAGACCTCAATTGCTGCGGTGAATGATGACTTTTCTGATGAGTTGAAATTTAAGCTCGGTGGTAATCTTGAGTTAGCAAAACAAGAAGATAATCAGATCATTTTACAATCGTTATTTGATAGTGCAGGGTCAAATAAGCTAGAGCAAGGCGCGTTAACTTGGCCACTTGAAAAAGCTAATGATGGCATTGGTTTTATTGTTGATGTGAAAAGTAAAATTGGCGCATTACACGCATTAGATAAACCAATTTTAAGCACTGAGTTTGCTCAATTAACCTCAGCTACAACAGCGCAGCTTAACTTTATTTTCGACAAATCTTTAGTGGCGGAGCAAACTCCAGAGCTAGAGGTTGATTATCGGTATATCTATCATGAAAATAAGCATCAATTTAACGGCCATATCAATGTGATGGGAACTCGTTATGCCTTTTCTCTTTATAAAACCGCAATCAATGAAGAAAAGCAAATTGAGCATTTGGATATTGATTTAAGCTTTACAACCGAGACTATTGATGCGGCATTACCTAGTTTTAATTGGCGAGTATCAGGTCCTGGCACTCAAGATACTTTATTAAATCAGGGGCAGGTTAACATCAACACTATGAATGTGTCGTATGCGCAACTTTATGATATGAGTAAATTAAGCGCACAATAATCATCAGTACGTCTCTAGATCAAACTATAAAAATGGCGCAGTTAAGCCTGCGCCATTTTTATTATTCTGGCTAAAGCGGGTTGCTGATGCTTCGTCAATTGCTGGCATATCTTCCCGACCGTAACCGCAGATTTATTTTGGCTTAATTTTAAATGGCCGTGTAATGCGGTTACTTCAATAGTAAATACACTAATTGCGTTTAACATAGCGCTTAAGTTTGGCGTAGATAGAGCACTCATTAACCAAGGTTGGGTGGCAAATTGTTGTGCTAGTTGATGCTCGAAGTGATCACTGATAACCGTCATCAGCGCTATTTTTTCTTGTGGTTCACTCACACTTTTTGCGCTGCCATCGACTACCAGTTTGGCGTAGTTCCAGGTTGGTACTTTTTGCTCTTGCTGGCTGTAATTTGGGGAAATATAACCATCTGGACCATTAAAAATTAATTTTATGGTTGTCTCTTGTCGGTTGAGCTCCAAGGCAAGAGGGTGAGCGCGGCTAAGATGGCCAAGTAATTTGCCGTCATGCCAAATAAACGGCAAATGACTTATATGTGGCCAACCGCTGTTATCTTGTTGAAACATCACGGTTGCTAACGGAAATTCAGCCACTAAGGTATTCAACAAGGCGGTATTATCTGATTGGTAATGCGCTGGTGGATACATCATTGAGACTCCTTCATTTTATATTCAAGAGTTTGTTTTACATCTGGCCAGTCGTCATCTGTGATACTAAATTGAGCGCTACTGCGGTATTCACCATTGGGTAATAATCGTATCTTTCGGATCACTCCTTCAAAGTGAGCGCCTAAACGAGTAATGGCACTGCGCGATTGTTGATTATGTTGATTAGTGATAATCGATACACGCACACAGCCTAATTGCTCAAATGCAAAGCGCAACATGGCGTATTTAGCGTGGGTATTAATGTGGCTTCGTTGCCATTGTGGGTTAATAAAAGTATGGCCAATTTCCAGGCTACGATTGATTGGGTCCAAGCGAAAGAATCGAGTGGTGCCGACTAAGGTTTGACTGGCTTTATCAAACGTGGCAAATACTAGCTGTTGCTTGGCATTAAACTGGGCTGTGTCGGTAAACCAAGTTTCGATTGTTTCGGCTGATTGGCAGTAATTTTCAAACAGCCATTGCCAAATTTTTGGGTCTTGCCCTGCGATTAATAATTGGGGTAAATGATTAGCTTCCAGTGGTATTAATGCCACTTTGTCAGTGTATAAGGTAGATTTCTCAAATTGCATATCGCGACTCCTTAATAAATAGAGGAGAGATTATTGAGTTAGTCTGGTATAAAGTTAACAACCAGTTTTTGTTTTTTAACTAGACCAAAATGCACCCTCTTGAACTCACATTGATCCCATCATCAGTACCAAAATACCTACAATTGGCTGAGGCGCTGCGCGTTGCAATTAAAAGTGGTTTATTACAACCCAATCAAAAGCTCAGTTCGGCGCGTGAATTTGCTTCGGCACTTAAAATGAATCGCCATACGGTAATGAATGCACTGGCGGAATTGGTCGCTGAAGGCTGGTTAGTCTCACAGCAGCGATCGGGTTATCGAGTTAATCATGCGTTGCCAATTGAGCAAAGTCGTGCAGCAGCACCGACACATGCGCACAAAATACATCAGTTTGAATTTGCTCGCCCTTTACCGTATCAAGCAAGGCTAAAAATAACCGAGTATTCGTATTGTTTTGCTGGTGGCCTGCCCGATTTAGTGGTGTTTCCTTATCGAGAATTTCAGCGCTACTTAGTAAAGGCTAGCCAGCAAACAGAACTTGCGTCGTTTCACTATGGCGAGACGGATGGGGCAAGCGAATTAAAACATCAAGTCAGCGAATATTTAAGGCGTGCAAGGGGTATTAAGTATCATGCTAATAAACAAGTGATGATCTGCAATGGCTCACAAGAGGCGTTGTTTTTAATTGCCAAAGCCTTTATTAACCCAGGTGATAAGGTCGCTGTTGAAGTGTTAGGTTACCCGCCGGCACGGGCTGCTTTTAAGGAGTGCGGGGCCAACCTTGTTGCAATAGCCCAAGACAGTGAAGGAATATGTATTGATGATTTTGAACGGCAATTAAAGCTCGGTGGGATTAAATTAGTGTATTTAACGCCATTGCATCAATATCCAACGACGGTAACTTTATCAATTGTAAGAAGGATGCAGCTGTATCGGCTTGCTTGTGAGTATGGTGTGGTAATTATTGAAGATGATTACGACCATGAATTTCATTATGCCTGCCAGCCCTTAGTGCCAATGGCGGCCGATGATCCTGCTTTGCGTGTGATTTACCTGTCAACCTTTTCGAAGTTAATGTTTGCTGGTGCCCGCATTGGTTATATTCATGCTGCGTCAGAGGTTATTGCCCAGCTCTGTGGTCTTAAGCAAATTATTAATCATAAAAACGATATTGTGATGCAGCAAGCGGTGGCTTTTTGGATGAAAGATGGCGCGTTTGAGCGTCACCTAAGGCGCATGACTAAGTTGTATCACTGTCGTTTAAATGCGATGGTCGCTGAACTTCAGCACTATCAAGCTTTGGGCTATCCGATTGAATTTACCATTCCCGATGGTGGTATGGCGCTTTGGATTAAGGTTAATCGTTCGGTGGTCGGAGTAAAAGAGGCGCTTGCAGCACAAGGTCTGTATTTACAGAGCGAAGATGAGTTTGTGCTTGGTAAAGTTGATGAGCCAACTCACCTTAGGTTGGGTTTTGCTGGGCAAGATGAGCATAAAATGAAAGCTGGGCTAAAACTAATGATGTGTTATTTATTTGATTATAGAACAATACCTTGTATTCATAATGGGGTCTAAAGTATTATGGCCCACTATTTTTATTTAAGGACGAAGATAACAGTGAAGAATTATATAGCGGCTATTTTATCATTAGCTCTAGTGGGTTGCGCATCGGTTGATTATAGCCAAATAGAAAAAAGTACCGCGCAAGTAGACTATGTTTCACATGAGCGCTCGGGTGATAAATCAATTAATGTATCGTTCAATTACGCGATTGATAATTTCTCAAACGTTGAAAACTTATATGGCTGCACATTGCATTATTTAACAAAAACTGGGTTTACAGTATTAATCGAAAAGCAAGGGTATTATCAAAAAGCGTGTGAGTTTAACGCAGCAAGCGGCCAAGCTACCATGCAATGGAAGATATTCCTCAATGAAGATGATGAGTCGAAAATGAAAGAATTTACTCACCCCTTACGAGCTCAAATTAGATTAACTCAGAAAACAGCGTCAAATAATCAACCTGCAACAATCATCGGCAGCTCTGCACTTTTTGTTATCAGTAAATAATATCGTCGTAAAGTGCTAAGGTGAGTAGCGATACTCACCTTCAGGCGGCAAAACATTTCTCTTCCTCTCAATAATCCAGTTACAATAGCGCACCAACAAAAATGTGCTGTATATCATGAAACAATTACAACTTGAGATGTTTGGCCAAGCGCTACGCATTGAATTTTATCCTGATTTGACTCAAAAAATATTTGCCAATAGTGAATTAAAAAGTGAAGTGGTTGCTGCGCCCGATACGTTAGTGACGCATCAATTTTCTGTTGAACATCAAGGGCAAGGCCATGATGTTGCTATGGTATTGCAGCCTGATTTTGACAATGACACAGTTAAAATGCAGTTATCGGTTAATGGTGAGTATGTTGAAGGGGTGCAATATCCTCTGATTAATGTCACAGGTGATTCTGCTACAGCAAAAAGAGGTTGGTTTGGCCTTGCGGCGCTGGGTTTTAAGTTATTTAAAAGTGCTAAAGTGATTAAAGCAGCATTAGCTGGCGCCTCGATAGCGGGTTATGCCTGGTTATTTACCCTTGAATTTGCGTTAGTGCTGGTGGCGTGTTTAGTGGTACATGAATACGGCCATGTGCGAGCGATGAAGTATTTTGGTATTAAAACTAAAGGGATTTATCTGATCCCATTTGTCGGTGGGCTTGCGGTTTCGGACGAAAAAATTACCACCCGCTGGCAAGATGTGGTGATTTCAATTATGGGCCCGGTATTTGGCTTGTTTATGTCGATATTGTGTTTGGTGCTGTATTACGCCACCGAGCTTGAGCTTTTTGCTGGTGCTGCAGTATTAAGTGCTTTACTCAATTTGTTTAATTTGTTGCCTATGTTGCCGCTTGATGGGGGTCACGTCCTTAAAAGTATCAGTTTTTCAATGCGCTCATGGATTGGGTTATCGGTATGTTTAGCGGGTGTAGCACTGGGACTTTGGATATCTTACGTATTTGGCTTAACGCTACTAGTCTTCTTTTTGTTTTTAGGGGCTCTCGAAGTTGTATTTGAGTGGCGTCAACGTCATTTTTCACATTTGGTCCCTTTAGATACTTATGGTCGGGTATTTTCTGCAGTGTGGTATTGCGTGGTAGTGGCGGGGCATATTGCGATTATTTATCACTTTGCTGATTCACAAAGTGCTATTTTATCGTTACCGATGAAGATTTTGTCTAGTTAACTTCATTGCTGGCTAAGAGATTTATCAACATTTTGAATTAAAAGATAAGTATATGAGATTATATTTTTGATTCATTCATTCGATTACAACGCAGCCTAGGCTGCGTTGTTGTTTTTAGGGTTGTTATAATTCTACCTCTTGCAGATATTCTGCCACGCAAGCTTCAATCCCCAGCTGCTCTTTTAAATGGCAGCGCATGGCATCGCTCGCTGTTGGCTCGCCATGGGTAATGAATATTTTTTTAGGTAATTGCTCAGCTTGTTTGAGCCAATCAATAATATCTTGATAATCGCCATGAGCTGAAAAGTTATCAAGGGCCAAAATTTCAGCTTTTACCGGCACATATTCGCCATGCAGCTTGATACGTGTTGCGCCATTGACTAGCGCTTCACCACGAGTTCCCGCAGCTTGAAAGCCTAAAAATGCGATCGTATTTTTATCGTTAGGCAGTAAATTTTTTAAGTGATGTAAAACACGGCCTCCGGTTGCCATGCCACTGGCTGAAATAATAATTGCAGGCATCACTTTGCTGATCAGTAGGGTCGATTGCTCCATGGTTTTAACATATTCAGTGCCATCATCAATCGCTTTACACTGCTCTGCGGTTAGTTTGTGTTCTTTATTAAAGTGGTTATAAACGCTGGTGGCTTTAATCGCCATGGGGCTATTGAGATAAACAGGAATATTAGGAATAAGCGCTGCTTGTTTTAATTCTTGAATTAAATGCAGCATCAGCTGCGCTCTGCCTACTGCAAAAGCCGGCATTAAAAAAATACCACCACGTTTGAGTGTTGCGTTAATCGCATTGGCTAAAAACTCGAGGCTATCAATTGGGTGGTGGCGACGGTCGCCATAAGTGGATTCAACCACCAAGGTATTACAGGCAGGGATAGCCTCGGGTGCGCGCATAATGATGTCATCATGGCGGCCTAAGTCTCCGCTAAATATAATGTTATCTTGCTGATTGCCGAGCTCAACAGTCGAAGCACCTAGAATATGCCCAGCGTGGCGCAGTGTTAAAAATACCCCATCGGCTATTTCGGTATGTTGGTGAAAATCAACGGGAGTAAAAAGATTTAAACAGGCCTTAGCATCATCAACAGTGTACAAAGGCTCTGCAGGATGGTGTTTGCTAAAGCGATTATCGTTGGCGTATTTGGCATCTTCTTCTTGTAAGTAACCGGCATCGGGCAAGAGTATTTCACATAACTTAAAGGTACCGTGTGAGCAAAAAATAGCACCGCGATAGCCGTTTTTATAGATTACAGGCAGATAACCTGAATGATCGATATGCGCATGCGTAAGGACAATGGCATCTATTTGGCTTTCATCAATGGGTAGCTTAGCCCAATTGCGTTCACGATAATTTTTAACACCTTGATAAAGCCCACTATCGACTAAAATGGTTTTATTATTAATGTTAAGTAGATATTTTGAACCTGTCACTGTGCCTGCTGCACCTAAGAAACGTAATTGCATGAAGATAGCTCCTGTTTTTAACAGCATAACGGGTTATTTGCTAAGCGGGATTGATTTTGCGCAATAATTATTCATTTGTAATGATGGAATTAGCCAATAAATTGGATTTTTGACTAAAATAAAAAGCTAAATGAAAGTATGCTTTTGTTAGTCTTTGTTTTTAAACAGTTAATTTTTTGGCATGAAATGTGTTAGGTTTAACTATGAAAAACAAAATTTAACTTAGTAGCAAGTTACTTTATTATCTAGCAATATTTGAGCATTGGGCTCACTGAGTTAAAAACAATGATTAAAAAAAGAGGTCACTATGTCAGGACAAGGTTCAGGCGGTAATGTAATCGCAGCTATTTGTAATGTATTTTTCCCTGGTCTTGGCCAGCTAGTACAAGGCCGCATTTTAGCCGCGCTAATGTTTGCAATTATTGTAGTAGGTGGTTATGCATTATGGTTTCTTATTGTGCCGCCAATTATTGGTGCGATTGCACATTTGTGGTCAATTATTGATGCGGCAAAATTCAGAGCCGACTAATTTGTAAAGTAAATAAAACGCGCTATTACAGCGCGTTTTTTGTTTTATTGAATATTTAGTTTGGCAGTAAGATACTTAACCACACACTAAAACTAATAACACAGAGCAAGGTTGAAAGCACTACTGTGCTTGCTAACGTCGCTTGATGTTGGCCAATTTGGTTTGCTACCAAATAAGCATTCACACCTAAAGGTGCAGCACTTAGTAGTACTACTATTGCAAGCTGATCTTGAGGAAGCGCTATCACAAAGTGGCCAAAGGCAAAGACGAAAGCAGGCAATAAAACAGTTTTAATCACGCTGGCTAACAAAGCTTGCTGCCAATCTTCACCAATCCGGTAAAACGCTAAATTAGATCCAAGTACAAAAAGTGCACTCGCAATCGCAGGTTGTGCAAGCAATTCAATGCCAATAGCTAAGTCGTTAAATAATGTAATACCAAGAATATTTATGATTAATCCTGATGTGATGCTCATCACCACAGGATTAAGTAGCATGGTTTTTGCAAATTGGCGCCAAGAAAAGGCCTGCTCTTGCCCTTTTGCGCTCAGTAAAAAAGTTAAAGCAAATAAGAGTGCGCTATGAAAAGTAATGATCATAAAGACACTGCCTATCATCGCATTGCCCATAGCTGCAATAATAATGGGTAAGCCAACTAAAACAGTATTGGAATAGCTACAGCCTAAGGCGTAAACCGCATGGGATGATGCTCTGTGATGCTGTTTTTTAAATAAGTATCGGTCAAGCACCGCCCCTAATA includes the following:
- the adhP gene encoding alcohol dehydrogenase AdhP, coding for MKAAVTYGYKEPLVIEERPTPTLNPKDILVKIHACGVCHTDLHACHGDWPVKAKLPLVPGHEGVGEIVALGAQITHLKIGDRVGIPWLYSACGHCEYCLSGNENLCLAQQNAGYSVDGSYAQYCKAHGDYVIKIPDNLTYVEAAPLFCAGVTTYKALKVANIKPGDWVAIFGVGGLGHLAVQYAVAMGFNVVAVDTGADKLTLAKELGAEICLDFKTDDVIGQILKQTQGVHATICTAVSKAGFEQSYRAIRRGGKCVLVGLPPEDMPIPIFDTVLNGVSIIGSIVGTRQDLVECLDFAARGKVKAITIEKSLEDINDIFNDMIAGEINGRVVMKMC
- a CDS encoding paraquat-inducible protein A, with the protein product MKQKIASLFMIVLALVLLIPGITLPVLTLEGHIEKSQLAQAGIEMLAEDGNSRSRGMLQMVSGMLGLDQLEGQVLVYQKTRSIWGTVNELKANNNLLVACLVALFAVIVPVIKLLSQLLYSLLHPCKFKRLVGRFTQLVSKWSMADVFVIALIVTYLAGNADGQMGELLIMKAELGAGFWYFVGYCLCAILSGYFVSRSHKEKDV
- a CDS encoding FMN-binding negative transcriptional regulator, producing MMYPPAHYQSDNTALLNTLVAEFPLATVMFQQDNSGWPHISHLPFIWHDGKLLGHLSRAHPLALELNRQETTIKLIFNGPDGYISPNYSQQEQKVPTWNYAKLVVDGSAKSVSEPQEKIALMTVISDHFEHQLAQQFATQPWLMSALSTPNLSAMLNAISVFTIEVTALHGHLKLSQNKSAVTVGKICQQLTKHQQPALARIIKMAQA
- a CDS encoding GNAT family N-acetyltransferase; translated protein: MQFEKSTLYTDKVALIPLEANHLPQLLIAGQDPKIWQWLFENYCQSAETIETWFTDTAQFNAKQQLVFATFDKASQTLVGTTRFFRLDPINRSLEIGHTFINPQWQRSHINTHAKYAMLRFAFEQLGCVRVSIITNQHNQQSRSAITRLGAHFEGVIRKIRLLPNGEYRSSAQFSITDDDWPDVKQTLEYKMKESQ
- a CDS encoding PLP-dependent aminotransferase family protein, whose amino-acid sequence is MHPLELTLIPSSVPKYLQLAEALRVAIKSGLLQPNQKLSSAREFASALKMNRHTVMNALAELVAEGWLVSQQRSGYRVNHALPIEQSRAAAPTHAHKIHQFEFARPLPYQARLKITEYSYCFAGGLPDLVVFPYREFQRYLVKASQQTELASFHYGETDGASELKHQVSEYLRRARGIKYHANKQVMICNGSQEALFLIAKAFINPGDKVAVEVLGYPPARAAFKECGANLVAIAQDSEGICIDDFERQLKLGGIKLVYLTPLHQYPTTVTLSIVRRMQLYRLACEYGVVIIEDDYDHEFHYACQPLVPMAADDPALRVIYLSTFSKLMFAGARIGYIHAASEVIAQLCGLKQIINHKNDIVMQQAVAFWMKDGAFERHLRRMTKLYHCRLNAMVAELQHYQALGYPIEFTIPDGGMALWIKVNRSVVGVKEALAAQGLYLQSEDEFVLGKVDEPTHLRLGFAGQDEHKMKAGLKLMMCYLFDYRTIPCIHNGV
- a CDS encoding site-2 protease family protein, which gives rise to MKQLQLEMFGQALRIEFYPDLTQKIFANSELKSEVVAAPDTLVTHQFSVEHQGQGHDVAMVLQPDFDNDTVKMQLSVNGEYVEGVQYPLINVTGDSATAKRGWFGLAALGFKLFKSAKVIKAALAGASIAGYAWLFTLEFALVLVACLVVHEYGHVRAMKYFGIKTKGIYLIPFVGGLAVSDEKITTRWQDVVISIMGPVFGLFMSILCLVLYYATELELFAGAAVLSALLNLFNLLPMLPLDGGHVLKSISFSMRSWIGLSVCLAGVALGLWISYVFGLTLLVFFLFLGALEVVFEWRQRHFSHLVPLDTYGRVFSAVWYCVVVAGHIAIIYHFADSQSAILSLPMKILSS
- a CDS encoding MBL fold metallo-hydrolase RNA specificity domain-containing protein, which produces MQLRFLGAAGTVTGSKYLLNINNKTILVDSGLYQGVKNYRERNWAKLPIDESQIDAIVLTHAHIDHSGYLPVIYKNGYRGAIFCSHGTFKLCEILLPDAGYLQEEDAKYANDNRFSKHHPAEPLYTVDDAKACLNLFTPVDFHQHTEIADGVFLTLRHAGHILGASTVELGNQQDNIIFSGDLGRHDDIIMRAPEAIPACNTLVVESTYGDRRHHPIDSLEFLANAINATLKRGGIFLMPAFAVGRAQLMLHLIQELKQAALIPNIPVYLNSPMAIKATSVYNHFNKEHKLTAEQCKAIDDGTEYVKTMEQSTLLISKVMPAIIISASGMATGGRVLHHLKNLLPNDKNTIAFLGFQAAGTRGEALVNGATRIKLHGEYVPVKAEILALDNFSAHGDYQDIIDWLKQAEQLPKKIFITHGEPTASDAMRCHLKEQLGIEACVAEYLQEVEL
- a CDS encoding AEC family transporter; its protein translation is MSVFSIVFPLIFIVLLGYGAAKTQFLEQIHIAGLSKFTFYISVPAFLFLNMAQADLAHSFNSATLWAFYVPVISIFLLGAVLDRYLFKKQHHRASSHAVYALGCSYSNTVLVGLPIIIAAMGNAMIGSVFMIITFHSALLFALTFLLSAKGQEQAFSWRQFAKTMLLNPVVMSITSGLIINILGITLFNDLAIGIELLAQPAIASALFVLGSNLAFYRIGEDWQQALLASVIKTVLLPAFVFAFGHFVIALPQDQLAIVVLLSAAPLGVNAYLVANQIGQHQATLASTVVLSTLLCVISFSVWLSILLPN